In a single window of the Streptomyces cinnabarinus genome:
- a CDS encoding helix-turn-helix domain-containing protein, whose translation MSRDHVQSAEPRSAEPQSAERSTGQVPGGGAEAPFLELLARGASADAYEQLLLLARAEGRPAERIAALEAAKLLALRVRSELEGRRRREAELSALFETAHDLAGLRDLDAVLQAIVQRARSLLGTDVAYLSLNDPKRGDTYMRVTEGSVAARFQQLRIGMGEGLGGLVAQTARPYVTDDYFEDERFRHTVSIDSGVREEGLVAICGVPLMLGHHVIGVLFAADRRARVFEREQIALLGSFAALAAAAIDTANLLTETRSALADLERANEIIRDRSGVIERASDVHDRLAELVLRGGGVHDVAAAVAEVLDGTVEFTETAPGTALETSRAEGHAVRHEDDWIAAVAAGGELLGALVLRGHPGLDPVDQRTLERAAMVTSLLLLARRSAAEAEQRVRGELLDDLLNGRDRDPRLLRERAARLDADLDATHVVLAARLDGPAVGADEEAAARRRLWSAASHLAATRHGLAAARDGGTVLLLPLEGTDSATALARRTARQLGTAVHEAVTVGASAPVEDLATYPDTVAAAYEEGRRCLDALRLLGRRGDGAAAEDFGFVGLLLAGERDITGFVERTIGPVVTYDERRGTDLVRTLDAYFASGMSPARTKDDLHVHVNTVAQRLERVGRLLGDDWQSPARALEIQLALRLHRLSAPTTH comes from the coding sequence ATGTCCCGCGATCACGTGCAGTCCGCAGAGCCGCGGTCCGCAGAGCCGCAGTCCGCAGAGCGCTCCACCGGCCAGGTGCCGGGCGGCGGCGCCGAGGCGCCGTTCCTCGAACTGCTGGCCCGAGGCGCCTCGGCCGACGCCTACGAGCAGCTGCTGCTGCTCGCCCGCGCCGAGGGACGGCCCGCCGAGCGGATCGCCGCGCTGGAAGCGGCCAAGCTGCTCGCCCTGCGCGTCCGCTCCGAACTGGAAGGACGGCGCAGGCGCGAGGCCGAGCTGTCCGCGCTCTTCGAGACGGCCCACGACCTGGCGGGCCTGAGGGACCTGGACGCCGTGCTCCAGGCGATCGTGCAGCGCGCCCGTTCACTGCTCGGCACCGATGTCGCCTACCTCAGCCTGAACGACCCCAAGCGCGGCGACACCTACATGCGGGTCACCGAGGGCTCGGTCGCCGCCCGCTTCCAGCAACTGCGCATCGGCATGGGGGAGGGGCTCGGCGGACTCGTCGCGCAGACCGCCCGTCCCTACGTCACCGACGACTACTTCGAGGACGAGCGGTTCCGGCACACCGTGAGCATCGACTCCGGGGTGCGCGAGGAAGGACTGGTGGCGATCTGCGGGGTGCCGCTGATGCTGGGGCACCACGTCATCGGCGTGCTCTTCGCGGCGGACCGGCGGGCCCGGGTCTTCGAGCGGGAGCAGATCGCCCTGCTCGGCTCCTTCGCCGCCCTGGCCGCGGCCGCCATCGACACCGCCAACCTGCTCACCGAGACCCGCTCGGCCCTCGCCGACCTGGAGCGCGCCAACGAGATCATCCGCGACCGCAGCGGAGTCATCGAGCGCGCCTCCGACGTCCATGACCGGCTCGCCGAGCTGGTGCTGCGCGGCGGCGGGGTGCACGACGTGGCCGCGGCCGTCGCCGAAGTCCTCGACGGCACCGTCGAGTTCACCGAGACCGCCCCCGGCACGGCCCTGGAGACCTCCCGCGCGGAAGGGCACGCCGTACGGCACGAGGACGACTGGATCGCCGCCGTGGCCGCGGGCGGTGAACTGCTGGGCGCGCTCGTCCTGCGGGGCCATCCCGGGCTCGACCCCGTCGACCAGCGCACCCTGGAGCGCGCCGCGATGGTCACCTCGCTGCTGCTGCTCGCCCGGCGCTCGGCCGCCGAGGCCGAACAGCGGGTCCGCGGCGAACTGCTGGACGACCTGCTGAACGGCCGCGACCGCGACCCGCGCCTGCTGCGCGAGCGCGCCGCCCGGCTCGACGCCGATCTCGACGCCACCCATGTCGTGCTCGCCGCCCGGCTCGACGGGCCCGCCGTCGGCGCCGACGAGGAGGCCGCCGCCCGGCGCCGCCTGTGGTCCGCCGCCTCCCATCTGGCCGCGACCCGGCACGGCCTGGCCGCCGCCCGGGACGGCGGCACGGTCCTGCTGCTGCCCCTGGAAGGGACCGACTCGGCCACCGCACTGGCCCGCCGCACCGCCCGCCAGCTGGGCACCGCCGTCCACGAGGCGGTCACCGTGGGCGCCTCCGCCCCGGTCGAGGACCTCGCCACCTACCCCGACACCGTGGCCGCCGCCTACGAGGAGGGCCGCCGCTGCCTGGACGCCCTGCGCCTGCTCGGCCGCCGCGGTGACGGCGCCGCCGCGGAGGACTTCGGCTTCGTCGGACTGCTGCTGGCCGGCGAACGGGACATCACCGGCTTCGTCGAGCGCACCATCGGCCCGGTCGTCACCTACGACGAACGACGCGGCACCGACCTGGTGCGCACCCTCGACGCCTACTTCGCCAGCGGGATGAGCCCCGCCCGCACCAAGGACGATCTACACGTCCATGTGAACACGGTCGCCCAGCGCCTGGAGC
- a CDS encoding MOSC domain-containing protein gives MGNAQLHAIHVHPVKAFRGFAPREAVVEPWGLTGDRRWTLIDDGGKVVTQRQQPRLALAAAELLPGGGLRLSAPGMEPLTVPVPKPVATVPVEIFRDKVEAVPAEDDAVHTWCSAYLGAPARLVHLDDPATRRPVDPEFALPGETVGFADGYPLLLTSTASLDALNSLIATGDHADEGPLPMNRFRPNVVVDGTDAWAEDDWSRLAIGDVTFRVAKMCGRCVVTTTDQGTAARGKEPLLSLARHRRIGGKLVFGQNLVPLTGGTIRVGDPVRVLA, from the coding sequence ATGGGGAACGCTCAACTGCACGCGATACACGTTCATCCGGTCAAGGCGTTCCGGGGCTTCGCGCCCCGGGAAGCCGTCGTGGAGCCCTGGGGGCTGACCGGTGACCGTCGCTGGACGCTGATCGACGACGGGGGAAAGGTCGTCACGCAACGCCAGCAGCCTCGCCTCGCCCTGGCCGCCGCCGAGCTACTGCCCGGCGGCGGCCTTCGGCTGTCCGCGCCCGGGATGGAGCCGCTGACCGTCCCGGTGCCGAAGCCGGTCGCGACCGTCCCGGTGGAGATCTTCCGCGACAAGGTCGAGGCCGTCCCCGCCGAGGACGACGCCGTGCACACCTGGTGCAGCGCCTACCTCGGCGCCCCGGCACGGCTGGTACACCTGGACGACCCCGCCACGCGCCGGCCCGTCGACCCGGAGTTCGCGCTCCCCGGCGAGACCGTCGGCTTCGCCGACGGCTACCCGCTGCTGCTCACCTCGACCGCCTCGCTGGACGCCCTCAACTCGCTGATCGCCACGGGCGATCACGCGGACGAGGGCCCGCTGCCGATGAACCGCTTCCGGCCGAATGTCGTCGTCGACGGCACCGACGCCTGGGCCGAGGACGACTGGTCGCGCCTCGCCATCGGCGACGTCACCTTCCGGGTCGCCAAGATGTGCGGACGGTGCGTGGTGACCACCACCGACCAGGGCACCGCCGCGCGGGGCAAGGAGCCCCTGCTCTCCCTCGCCCGGCACCGGCGCATCGGCGGCAAGCTCGTCTTCGGGCAGAACCTGGTCCCGCTGACCGGCGGCACGATCCGGGTCGGCGATCCGGTCAGGGTCCTCGCGTAG
- a CDS encoding O-antigen ligase family protein, protein MTSAAGADDVGERRNVSDAAGVVVLGACATWSLVTATVQDGRPEGVLLAILAVAAGYAAGRIGGALLPVAAPGAAALVGVALTVTLPRLGPDPDIVTPLGQAGATAALLTLSAGAACCAAWAAKAPALRLALRLLAAGIAVTAAVLGSTSGLVVCSAVLLCSLAAGKMPNRGLGIAGLALTTALVTGVTWAVAGRAVPDGLSASLEGQLTGHRLDLWHDALSLAEQDAALGVGPGRFGELSSTATGTLLSDGKPHSAPLQQAAEQGVVGLVLLAAAFCWVLFALWRAPRPTPVVLTAGAALTGLAAIATVGNALSFTTVSVGAGLLAGLATARPMPETSPSTVPEARPRRTV, encoded by the coding sequence ATGACGTCTGCGGCCGGTGCCGATGACGTCGGAGAGAGACGAAACGTTTCTGACGCGGCGGGTGTCGTGGTGCTCGGCGCCTGCGCCACCTGGTCCCTGGTCACGGCCACCGTGCAGGACGGCCGCCCCGAGGGTGTGCTGCTCGCGATCCTCGCCGTCGCCGCCGGTTACGCCGCGGGCCGGATCGGCGGCGCGCTGCTGCCGGTCGCCGCGCCCGGTGCCGCGGCGCTCGTCGGAGTGGCCCTGACGGTCACCCTCCCCCGGCTCGGCCCGGACCCCGACATCGTCACGCCGCTCGGCCAGGCCGGTGCCACGGCCGCCCTGCTGACCCTCTCCGCGGGCGCCGCCTGCTGCGCCGCCTGGGCCGCCAAGGCGCCCGCCCTGCGGCTCGCCCTGCGCCTGCTGGCCGCCGGGATCGCGGTGACCGCGGCCGTCCTCGGCTCCACCTCGGGACTCGTCGTCTGTTCCGCCGTACTACTGTGCTCCCTCGCCGCCGGCAAGATGCCGAACCGGGGCCTCGGCATCGCCGGACTGGCCCTGACCACGGCCCTGGTGACCGGTGTGACCTGGGCCGTCGCCGGGAGAGCGGTGCCGGACGGGCTCTCCGCCTCGCTGGAGGGCCAGCTCACCGGGCACCGCCTCGACCTGTGGCACGACGCCCTGAGTCTCGCGGAGCAGGACGCCGCCCTGGGCGTGGGCCCCGGACGCTTCGGGGAGCTGAGCTCCACGGCCACCGGCACCCTGCTCTCCGACGGCAAACCGCACTCGGCGCCCTTGCAGCAGGCCGCCGAACAGGGCGTCGTCGGGTTGGTGCTGCTGGCCGCCGCGTTCTGCTGGGTGCTCTTCGCGCTCTGGCGCGCTCCGCGGCCGACACCCGTCGTGCTCACCGCAGGGGCGGCGCTGACGGGGCTCGCGGCGATCGCCACGGTCGGCAACGCGCTCAGCTTCACCACGGTGTCGGTGGGCGCGGGACTGCTGGCCGGACTGGCCACGGCCCGTCCGATGCCCGAGACGTCACCCTCCACCGTGCCGGAGGCCCGCCCCCGCCGGACGGTCTGA
- a CDS encoding NUDIX hydrolase, protein MPTPDFIRTIRASAGKQLLWLPGVSAVVFDDEGRVLLGQRADNHKWAVISGIPDPGEQPAECAVREVYEETGVHCVPERIVLVKSGQEVTFDNGDICQFMDVCLRCRAVGGEARVNDDESIAVGWFAVDALPPLSEYQLFRIKQALSDEPTWFQPMTSD, encoded by the coding sequence ATGCCTACTCCTGACTTCATCCGTACGATCCGGGCGTCCGCCGGGAAGCAGCTCCTGTGGCTGCCCGGCGTGAGCGCCGTCGTCTTCGACGACGAGGGCAGAGTGCTCCTCGGGCAGCGCGCCGACAACCACAAGTGGGCGGTGATCTCCGGCATCCCCGACCCGGGCGAGCAGCCCGCGGAGTGCGCGGTGCGGGAGGTGTACGAGGAGACCGGTGTGCACTGCGTGCCCGAGCGGATCGTGCTGGTGAAGTCTGGGCAGGAAGTCACCTTTGACAATGGCGACATCTGCCAGTTCATGGACGTCTGCCTCCGCTGCCGGGCGGTCGGCGGCGAGGCCCGGGTCAACGACGACGAGTCGATCGCGGTCGGCTGGTTCGCGGTGGACGCGCTGCCCCCGCTGAGCGAGTACCAGCTGTTCCGGATCAAGCAGGCGCTGTCGGACGAACCCACATGGTTCCAACCCATGACCAGCGACTGA
- a CDS encoding 3-hydroxybutyrate dehydrogenase, translating into MTPSKALPAPPAPSLDLGGRTALVTGAAGGIGRACALRLAAAGAKVRAVDRDAEGLEALAEQCRGLAGTIEAHPLDLTDLDAAELAAAGTDVLVNNAGLQLVRPLEEFPPDVFHTVLTVMLEAPFRLIRGALPHMYGQGWGRIVNVSSVHGLRASAYKAAYVSAKHGLEGLSKTAALEGAPHGVTSNCVCPAYVRTPLVEKQVADQARAHGIPEERVLREVMLQDMALKRLIEPDEVAEAVAYLCSPQASFVTGTSLVLDGGWTAH; encoded by the coding sequence ATGACCCCGTCCAAGGCCCTCCCGGCACCCCCCGCCCCCTCGCTCGACCTCGGCGGCCGTACCGCCCTCGTCACCGGCGCCGCCGGAGGCATCGGCCGCGCCTGCGCGCTGCGGCTCGCGGCCGCCGGGGCCAAAGTCAGAGCGGTCGACCGGGACGCCGAGGGCCTGGAGGCGCTCGCCGAGCAGTGCCGGGGCCTCGCGGGCACCATCGAGGCCCACCCCCTCGACCTCACCGACCTGGACGCCGCCGAACTGGCCGCGGCCGGCACCGACGTCCTCGTCAACAACGCCGGACTGCAGCTGGTGCGGCCCCTGGAGGAGTTCCCGCCGGACGTCTTCCACACGGTGCTCACCGTCATGCTGGAGGCGCCGTTCCGGCTGATCCGCGGCGCGCTGCCGCACATGTACGGGCAGGGCTGGGGCCGGATCGTCAACGTGTCCTCCGTGCACGGCCTGCGCGCCTCCGCCTACAAGGCGGCCTACGTCTCCGCCAAGCACGGTCTGGAGGGCCTCTCCAAGACCGCCGCCCTGGAAGGCGCCCCCCATGGCGTCACCTCGAACTGTGTGTGCCCCGCCTATGTGCGCACCCCGCTGGTCGAGAAGCAGGTCGCCGATCAGGCGCGGGCGCACGGCATCCCCGAGGAACGCGTCCTGAGAGAGGTGATGCTCCAGGACATGGCGCTCAAGCGGCTCATCGAGCCGGACGAGGTCGCCGAGGCCGTTGCCTATCTGTGCAGTCCGCAGGCATCCTTCGTGACCGGTACGTCGCTCGTCCTGGACGGCGGCTGGACCGCGCACTGA
- a CDS encoding DUF6643 family protein, which produces MTSPRSTYGGGYYSASFPDTPIYDSLVAERGTPQIAPIRVPAAYDTPGSYLPALPSALPALPAAPSQPSYGYPQAQQPAPLQQAPAAYIPQQAAAPRGYPGPQPQQPRPAAPMGYEAMRPAAPRPAAPSYQDPYNNQQYRGY; this is translated from the coding sequence ATGACCTCCCCCCGCTCCACCTATGGCGGCGGCTACTACAGCGCCTCCTTCCCGGACACCCCGATCTACGACTCGCTCGTGGCCGAGCGGGGCACCCCGCAGATCGCCCCGATCCGGGTCCCCGCGGCCTACGACACCCCGGGCAGCTACCTGCCCGCGCTGCCGTCGGCGCTCCCGGCCCTGCCGGCCGCTCCGTCCCAGCCCTCCTACGGCTACCCGCAGGCGCAGCAGCCCGCACCGCTGCAACAGGCCCCCGCGGCGTACATCCCGCAGCAGGCGGCAGCGCCTCGCGGCTATCCCGGTCCGCAGCCCCAGCAGCCGCGCCCCGCGGCGCCCATGGGCTACGAGGCGATGCGTCCCGCGGCGCCCCGGCCCGCGGCCCCGTCGTACCAGGACCCGTACAACAACCAGCAGTACCGCGGCTACTGA
- a CDS encoding glutamate racemase — MKIALMDSGIGLLAATAAVRRLRPDADLVLSLDPDGMPWGPRTPEDLTRRAVAVAEAAAAHRPEALIVGCNTATVHALPALRARLEPGIPVIGTVPAIKPAAAGGGPVAIWATPATTGSAYQRGLIEDHADGVRVTEVPCHGLAEAVERADEAAITAAVAAAASLTPDNVTTVVLGCTHYELVAERIRAAVQRPGLPPLVLHGSAGAVAAQALRRIGEQPAPAADPVGTLTVLLSGRAGTLPEPALAYAEGRLLQAVTPAG; from the coding sequence GTGAAGATCGCGCTGATGGACTCCGGAATCGGCTTGCTCGCGGCCACCGCCGCGGTACGACGGCTGCGGCCCGACGCAGATCTCGTCCTCTCCCTCGACCCGGACGGCATGCCCTGGGGACCGCGCACGCCGGAGGACCTCACCCGGCGGGCCGTCGCCGTAGCCGAGGCCGCCGCGGCCCACCGCCCCGAGGCCCTGATCGTCGGCTGCAACACCGCGACCGTGCACGCCCTGCCCGCCCTGCGGGCCCGTCTGGAACCGGGCATCCCGGTGATCGGCACGGTCCCCGCGATCAAGCCCGCGGCGGCCGGCGGCGGACCCGTCGCGATCTGGGCCACGCCCGCCACCACCGGCAGCGCCTACCAGCGAGGCCTCATCGAGGACCACGCGGACGGAGTACGGGTCACCGAGGTGCCCTGCCACGGGCTCGCCGAGGCCGTGGAGCGCGCCGACGAGGCGGCGATCACCGCCGCCGTGGCCGCGGCCGCCAGCCTGACCCCCGACAACGTGACCACCGTCGTCCTCGGCTGCACCCACTACGAGCTGGTCGCCGAGCGCATCCGCGCCGCCGTGCAGCGTCCCGGGCTTCCGCCACTCGTCCTGCACGGCTCCGCCGGAGCGGTCGCCGCCCAGGCGCTGCGCCGGATCGGCGAGCAGCCCGCGCCCGCTGCGGACCCCGTCGGCACCCTCACGGTGCTGCTCAGCGGACGCGCGGGCACCCTGCCCGAGCCCGCCCTGGCCTACGCCGAGGGACGCCTTCTGCAGGCGGTCACCCCGGCCGGATGA
- the lnt gene encoding apolipoprotein N-acyltransferase, with the protein MTVTATSVDESDQVKPLSPAPRRVWLERLLPALAAALFGVLLYVSFPPRTLWWLAVPAFAGFGWLLRGRSWKAGLGLGYLFGLGFLLPLLVWTGVEVGPGPWIALVVIEAVFVALVGAGVAVVSRLPGWPVWAAALWIAGEAARARAPFSGFPWGKIAFGQADGVFLPLAAVGGTPVLGFAVVLCGFGLYEVVRLAVERQRTRAVQRSAAAVALLSVAVPVAGALSARPLVSDKAENGTVTVAVIQGNVPRAGLDFNSQRRAVLDYHARETERLAAQVKAGKVDRPDFVLWPENSSDIDPFANADAREVIDTAAKAIGAPISVGGVVERDGKLLNEQILWDPAKGPLQTYDKRQIQPFGEYLPLRSMIGAINSEWTSMVRQDFSRGSEPGVFDIDGTKVGLATCYEAAFDWAVRDTVTDGAQMISVPSNNATFDRSEMTYQQLAMSRVRAVEHSRTVTVPVTSGVSAIIMPDGTITQKTGMFVADSLVQEVPLRSSETPATKLGILPEMALVLIAAGGLGWAIGAGVRRRQDAPAR; encoded by the coding sequence GTGACCGTCACCGCAACCTCCGTGGACGAGTCGGACCAGGTGAAGCCGCTCTCGCCCGCCCCGCGCCGGGTGTGGCTCGAACGCCTGCTGCCGGCTCTCGCAGCCGCGCTCTTCGGAGTGCTGCTCTACGTCAGCTTCCCGCCGCGCACCCTGTGGTGGCTGGCGGTGCCCGCCTTCGCCGGGTTCGGCTGGCTGCTGCGCGGCCGCAGCTGGAAGGCGGGTCTCGGTCTCGGTTACCTCTTCGGTCTGGGCTTCCTGCTGCCACTGCTGGTGTGGACGGGCGTGGAGGTGGGCCCCGGGCCCTGGATCGCGCTCGTGGTCATCGAGGCGGTCTTCGTGGCGCTGGTCGGCGCCGGCGTCGCCGTGGTCTCCCGGCTGCCGGGCTGGCCCGTGTGGGCCGCCGCGCTGTGGATCGCCGGGGAGGCGGCACGCGCGCGTGCGCCGTTCAGCGGCTTCCCCTGGGGCAAGATCGCCTTCGGCCAGGCCGACGGTGTCTTCCTGCCGCTCGCCGCGGTCGGCGGCACCCCCGTGCTCGGCTTCGCGGTCGTCCTGTGCGGCTTCGGCCTGTACGAGGTGGTCCGGCTCGCCGTGGAACGGCAGCGCACCCGGGCCGTCCAGCGGTCCGCCGCGGCCGTGGCCCTGCTGAGCGTCGCGGTCCCCGTCGCCGGGGCGCTGTCCGCCCGGCCGCTGGTCAGCGACAAGGCCGAGAACGGCACCGTCACCGTGGCGGTCATCCAGGGCAACGTCCCCCGCGCGGGACTGGACTTCAACTCCCAGCGCCGGGCCGTGCTCGACTACCACGCGCGGGAGACCGAGCGGCTCGCCGCCCAGGTCAAGGCGGGCAAGGTCGACCGGCCCGACTTCGTGCTCTGGCCGGAGAACTCCTCCGACATCGACCCCTTCGCCAACGCCGACGCCCGCGAGGTCATCGACACCGCGGCGAAGGCCATCGGCGCGCCGATCTCCGTCGGCGGCGTGGTGGAGCGGGACGGCAAGCTGCTCAACGAACAGATCCTGTGGGACCCGGCCAAGGGCCCGCTGCAGACGTACGACAAGCGGCAGATCCAGCCGTTCGGCGAGTACCTTCCGCTGCGGTCCATGATCGGGGCGATCAACTCCGAGTGGACGTCGATGGTCCGCCAGGACTTCAGCCGGGGCAGCGAGCCGGGCGTGTTCGACATCGACGGCACCAAGGTCGGCCTCGCCACCTGCTACGAGGCCGCCTTCGACTGGGCCGTGCGGGACACCGTCACCGACGGCGCGCAGATGATCTCGGTGCCGAGCAACAACGCCACCTTCGACCGCAGTGAGATGACCTACCAGCAGCTCGCCATGTCGCGGGTGCGCGCCGTCGAGCACAGCCGGACCGTCACGGTCCCGGTGACCAGCGGGGTCAGCGCGATCATCATGCCGGACGGGACGATCACCCAGAAGACCGGCATGTTCGTCGCCGACTCGCTGGTGCAGGAGGTGCCGCTGCGCTCCTCCGAGACGCCCGCCACCAAGCTGGGCATCCTGCCGGAGATGGCCCTGGTGCTCATCGCCGCGGGCGGGCTGGGCTGGGCGATCGGCGCCGGAGTGCGCAGGAGGCAGGACGCACCGGCCCGTTAG
- a CDS encoding TerD family protein: MPKGSNVPVPTTALRVELGWRSGPGVPDADASALLLVGGKVRSDADFVFYNQPVHSSNAVRHEGKRDAGGRVTDTVLVDLARVEPAIETVILAASSDGGSFGQVPELAIEVKDAAQGTSVARFDSTGATVETAFVLGEFYRRQGAWKFRAVGQGYSSGLEGLATDYGITVDEPQPAAPAPAPVAPTPTMPQVPVTPAATMPPPPAMPPTAPPPPSTAPVSLSKVTLTKAAPAVSLTKQGGTSGALRVNLNWEVRKQFSGWASKLGRPVAMHSDLDLDLCALYELADGSKGVVQALGNAFGALNQPPFILLDGDDRTGAMASGENLTVNLDFQQAFRRILVFVTIYEGARSFADLHATVTLTPQFGAPVDFSLDECTVPSTVCALALITNTGSDLVVQREARYLVPDRGVSPQRTVDYAYGWGMNWTPGRK; the protein is encoded by the coding sequence ATGCCGAAAGGGTCGAATGTTCCGGTGCCGACGACGGCACTTCGCGTCGAATTGGGGTGGCGTTCCGGGCCGGGCGTGCCCGACGCGGACGCCTCGGCGCTGTTGCTGGTCGGCGGGAAGGTCCGGTCCGACGCGGACTTCGTCTTCTACAACCAGCCGGTGCACTCCTCGAACGCGGTCCGGCACGAGGGCAAGCGGGACGCCGGCGGCCGGGTGACCGACACCGTTCTCGTGGACCTCGCGCGCGTGGAGCCCGCGATCGAGACCGTCATCCTCGCCGCCTCCTCCGACGGCGGTTCCTTCGGCCAGGTCCCCGAGCTCGCCATCGAGGTCAAGGACGCTGCCCAGGGCACCTCGGTCGCCCGCTTCGACAGCACCGGCGCCACCGTCGAAACCGCCTTCGTGCTGGGCGAGTTCTACCGCCGCCAGGGCGCCTGGAAGTTCCGCGCCGTCGGCCAGGGCTACAGCAGCGGCCTGGAGGGGCTGGCCACCGACTACGGCATCACGGTCGACGAGCCCCAGCCGGCCGCCCCGGCCCCCGCGCCCGTCGCCCCGACGCCGACCATGCCGCAGGTTCCCGTGACCCCGGCGGCCACCATGCCGCCCCCGCCCGCGATGCCCCCCACCGCTCCGCCCCCGCCGTCGACGGCCCCGGTCAGCCTCAGCAAGGTGACGCTCACCAAGGCCGCCCCGGCGGTCTCGCTGACCAAGCAGGGCGGTACCTCGGGCGCCCTGCGCGTGAACCTCAACTGGGAGGTGCGCAAGCAGTTCTCGGGCTGGGCGAGCAAGCTGGGCCGCCCGGTCGCCATGCACAGCGACCTCGACCTCGACCTGTGCGCCCTGTACGAGCTCGCCGACGGCAGCAAGGGCGTCGTCCAGGCCCTCGGCAACGCCTTCGGCGCCCTGAACCAGCCACCGTTCATCCTGCTCGACGGCGACGACCGCACCGGCGCCATGGCCAGCGGCGAGAACCTGACCGTCAACCTCGACTTCCAGCAGGCCTTCCGGCGCATCCTGGTCTTCGTCACCATCTACGAAGGCGCCCGCTCCTTCGCCGACCTGCACGCCACGGTCACCCTCACCCCGCAGTTCGGCGCCCCGGTGGACTTCTCGCTCGACGAGTGCACGGTCCCCTCGACGGTGTGCGCGCTGGCCCTGATCACCAACACCGGCAGTGACCTCGTCGTCCAGCGCGAGGCCCGCTACCTGGTGCCCGATCGCGGGGTGAGCCCGCAGCGGACGGTCGATTACGCCTACGGCTGGGGCATGAACTGGACGCCCGGCCGCAAGTAG
- a CDS encoding glycosyltransferase, with protein sequence MGQTARVSAFVWIAVGSLAAWLWLLLCQGFFWRTDIRLPARREPRAWPPVCVVVPARDEAAVLPDSLPTLLAQDYPGRAEVFLVDDGSSDGTGELARELAARYGGLPLTVGSPGEPPAGWTGKLWAVRHGIALARAREPEYLLLTDADIAHAPDSLRRLVAAAGTGGFDAVSLMARLRVESRWERLVVPAFVYFFAQLYPFRRIGKKGTRTAAAAGGCVLLRADTAERARIPDAIRHAVIDDVALARAVKGGGGHIWLGLADRVDSVRPYPRLHDLWRMVSRSAYAQLRHNPLLLAGTVAGLALVYLVPPVALAVGDPVAKAVGGLAWLVMTGTYLPMLRYYRQPLWLAPLLPFTAFLYLLMTLDSAVQHYRGRGAAWKGRTYTRPDAVPDEG encoded by the coding sequence GTGGGGCAGACTGCGCGGGTGAGCGCCTTCGTGTGGATCGCCGTCGGATCACTCGCCGCCTGGCTGTGGCTGCTGCTCTGTCAGGGCTTCTTCTGGCGCACGGACATCCGGCTGCCCGCCCGGCGCGAACCGCGCGCGTGGCCACCGGTGTGCGTGGTCGTCCCGGCCCGCGACGAGGCGGCGGTGCTCCCCGACAGCCTGCCCACGCTGCTGGCGCAGGACTATCCGGGCCGGGCCGAGGTCTTCCTGGTCGACGACGGCAGCTCCGACGGCACCGGCGAGCTGGCGCGCGAACTCGCCGCCCGGTACGGCGGCCTCCCGCTGACCGTGGGCTCGCCCGGTGAACCGCCCGCCGGCTGGACCGGAAAGCTGTGGGCGGTGCGCCACGGCATCGCTCTGGCACGCGCGCGTGAGCCGGAGTACCTGCTGCTCACGGACGCCGACATCGCCCATGCGCCGGACAGCCTCCGCCGGCTCGTGGCCGCGGCCGGCACCGGCGGTTTCGACGCCGTCTCGCTGATGGCGCGGCTGCGCGTGGAGAGCCGCTGGGAGCGGCTGGTCGTCCCGGCCTTCGTCTACTTCTTCGCGCAGCTGTATCCGTTCCGCCGGATCGGTAAGAAGGGGACGCGTACGGCGGCCGCGGCGGGCGGCTGTGTCCTGTTGCGCGCGGACACGGCGGAGCGGGCCCGGATCCCGGACGCGATCCGGCACGCCGTCATCGACGACGTGGCGCTGGCCCGCGCGGTGAAGGGCGGCGGCGGGCACATCTGGCTGGGCCTGGCCGACCGGGTGGACAGTGTGCGGCCGTATCCACGGCTGCACGACCTGTGGCGGATGGTCTCCCGCAGCGCCTACGCGCAACTGCGGCACAACCCGCTGCTGCTCGCCGGTACGGTCGCCGGGCTCGCGCTCGTGTATCTGGTACCGCCGGTGGCACTGGCCGTCGGGGATCCGGTGGCCAAGGCCGTCGGCGGGCTGGCGTGGCTGGTGATGACCGGGACCTACCTGCCGATGCTCCGCTACTACCGCCAGCCGCTGTGGCTCGCTCCCCTGCTGCCGTTCACCGCGTTCCTCTATCTGCTGATGACGCTCGACTCCGCCGTGCAGCACTACCGGGGGCGCGGTGCGGCCTGGAAGGGCCGCACCTACACACGTCCGGACGCGGTGCCCGACGAGGGCTGA